A single genomic interval of Helianthus annuus cultivar XRQ/B chromosome 6, HanXRQr2.0-SUNRISE, whole genome shotgun sequence harbors:
- the LOC110864445 gene encoding auxin response factor 9, with product MMNRGPSFPPLEDPLYKELWKACAGPLVDVPRDGERVFYFPQGHMEQLEASMNQELNQRIPHFNLKSKILCRVVHTQLLAEQDTDEVYAQITLLPEADQSDPTSPDECKPEPARPTVHSFCKVLTASDTSTHGGFSVLRKHANECLPALDMTQATPTQELSAYDLHRTEWRFKHIFRGQPRRHLLTTGWSTFVTNKRLVAGDSFVFLRGGNGELRVGVRRQARQQASMPSSVISSQSMHLGVLATASHAVSTLTRFAVYYKPRTSQFIIGLNKYIEAVNNCFTIGMRFKMGFEGEDSPERRFTGTIIGVEDISPQWEDSKWRSLKVHWDEPASITRPERVSPWEIETFVAPIPTSLSQPVAPKSKRLRTPMEISNLEPAFSTVSAQLSSTHDGHNPNHGGLLRTQMDTGWLSSSPVKASRSIYGDETEDGKGLSSWSVHTTCSPRESFKQAKDSIQSPLSVSSCRIFGFDIKIPPKADDDITPSKAPLTPSDVLSAGVSDNKSDLSKEHAILQVSPKEIQSKQTTTSTRSRTKVQMKGVAVGRAVDLTVLNGYDELIDELEEMFEIKGQLKPRNEFEIVFTDDEGDMMLMGDDPWPEFCNMVKRIMICSSQDVKKMKAGSMLPSTTDNEASDK from the exons ATGATGAACCGAGGACCATCGTTTCCCCCACTTGAAG ATCCACTGTATAAGGAGCTATGGAAGGCTTGTGCAGGGCCATTAGTGGATGTTCCAAGAGATGGAGAGAGGGTTTTCTACTTTCCACAGGGTCATATGGAACAA TTGGAAGCATCTATGAATCAGGAATTAAATCAAAGGATTCCTCACTTTAACCTAAAATCAAAGATTCTTTGCCGTGTTGTTCATACTCAGCTATtg GCTGAACAAGACACGGATGAAGTTTATGCTCAAATCACTTTACTTCCAGAGGCAGAT CAAAGTGATCCGACGAGCCCGGATGAATGCAAACCGGAGCCTGCGAGGCCGACCGTACACTCGTTCTGCAAAGTCTTGACCGCTTCAGATACGAGCACTCATGGTGGGTTCTCGGTGCTCCGAAAGCATGCAAATGAGTGCTTACCTGCTTTG GACATGACTCAAGCTACTCCTACACAAGAGTTATCAGCCTACGATCTACACAGAACCGAGTGGCGGTTCAAGCATATCTTCAGAGGTCAACCGCGAAGGCATCTGCTTACAACAGGCTGGAGTACTTTCGTTACTAACAAGCGATTAGTGGCTGGCGACTCATTCGTATTCCTTAG AGGGGGAAACGGCGAATTACGCGTTGGAGTTAGACGTCAAGCTCGTCAACAAGCCTCTATGCCATCTTCGGTAATTTCTAGCCAAAGCATGCATTTGGGCGTTCTTGCAACTGCATCACATGCGGTTTCAACTCTAACGCGGTTTGCGGTTTACTACAAACCAAG gACAAGTCAGTTCATCATAGGATTAAACAAGTATATAGAAGCCGTAAACAATTGTTTTACTATTGGCATGAGGTTTAAAATGGGGTTTGAGGGCGAGGACTCTCCCGAAAGAAG GTTTACCGGTACAATAATTGGAGTCGAAGACATATCTCCTCAGTGGGAGGATTCCAAGTGGCGTTCATTAAAG GTTCATTGGGATGAACCTGCTTCGATTACGAGACCGGAACGCGTTTCACCATGGGAAATCGAGACTTTTGTAGCTCCTATTCCAACAAGCTTATCTCAACCAGTTGCACCGAAAAGTAAAAGGCTTAGAACTCCAATGGAGATTTCTAATCTTG AACCAGCGTTTTCAACCGTATCGGCTCAGCTGAGTTCTACCCATGACGGACATAATCCTAATCACGGTGGTCTTTTAAGGACACAAATGGATACTGGTTGGTTATCATCTTCCCCTGTAAAAGCTTCACGAAGTATTTACGGAGACGAAACCGAAGATGGAAAAGGTCTATCATCTTGGTCGGTTCATACAACTTGCTCGCCTCGTGAATCGTTCAAACAGGCTAAAGATTCAATTCAAAGTCCACTTAGCGTTTCAAGTTGTAGAATATTTGGTTTCGACATAAAGATTCCTCCCAAAGCTGATGACGATATCACACCGTCAAAAGCACCGTTAACACCGTCAGACGTGTTGTCAGCTGGAGTTTCGGATAACAAGTCTGACCTGTCGAAAGAACACGCGATTTTGCAAGTTTCACCGAAAGAAAttcaaagcaaacaaacaaccacTTCAACCCGGAGCCGTACCAAG gttcaaATGAAAGGGGTAGCAGTGGGCCGTGCGGTGGATTTAACCGTGTTGAATGGGTACGATGAGCTAATCGATGAGCTGGAAGAGATGTTCGAGATCAAAGGACAGTTAAAGCCACGAAACGAATTCGAAATCGTCTTTACAGACGACGAAGGGGACATGATGCTCATGGGGGATGATCCATGGCC GGAGTTTTGTAACATGGTTAAACGCATCATGATATGTTCAAGTCAAGACGTGAAGAAAATGAAGGCCGGAAGTATGCTTCCGTCTACAACCGACAACGAGGCTTCCGATAAATGA